The Procambarus clarkii isolate CNS0578487 chromosome 24, FALCON_Pclarkii_2.0, whole genome shotgun sequence genome includes a region encoding these proteins:
- the LOC138368284 gene encoding acidic proline-rich protein PRP25-like, producing MDEHPGESIGPPGKSKGPPGKSKGPPGKSMGPPGKSMGSPGKSMGSPGKSMGSPGKSMGSPGKSMGSPGKSMGSPGKSMGSPGKSMGSPGKSMGSPGKSMGSPGKSMGSPGKSMGPHENPWAPMKIHGPSESMGPTGESMGPQENPTFGPRSFEKQNE from the coding sequence ATGGATGAGCATCCGGGAGAATCCATAGGGCCCCCAGGAAAATCCAAGGGCCCCCCAGGAAAATCCAAGGGCCCCCCAGGAAAATCCATGGGCCCCCCAGGAAAATCCATGGGCTCCCCAGGAAAATCCATGGGCTCCCCAGGAAAATCCATGGGCTCCCCAGGAAAATCCATGGGCTCCCCAGGAAAATCCATGGGCTCCCCAGGAAAATCCATGGGCTCCCCAGGAAAATCCATGGGCTCCCCAGGAAAATCCATGGGCTCCCCAGGAAAATCCATGGGCTCCCCAGGAAAATCCATGGGCTCCCCAGGAAAATCCATGGGCTCCCCAGGAAAATCCATGGGCCCCCATGAAAATCCATGGGCCCCCATGAAAATCCATGGTCCCTCAGAATCCATGGGCCCCACAGGAGAATCCATGGGCCCCCAGGAGAATCCAACATTTGGTCCACGTTCATTTGAAAAACAGAATGAATAA